Proteins from one Caulobacter sp. 73W genomic window:
- a CDS encoding MBL fold metallo-hydrolase: protein MHNVRYQFPVGQGCFHAGLIGAHFAADPKDEQPLAGPGLLYVYDCGSLASYAAERKAAIDDFHRQTARGKIDILFLSHMHEDHISGVAQLCDPTHGSQVDTVVLPLLNVIDRLICFARASAETGGREDEFIQAMALDPVAAISRFNPRQIIVVNRGGEGGAPRPGEFGPGTPEGPFDQPERDERRGDCKWQIVGRGWVRRRTATVAGAAQGDSPTRSLRDRRHSGLCDPHRHRPRDDVATRALRRSRGQYCARCLHPGSCRSLRHDARRLQNRND, encoded by the coding sequence TTGCACAACGTCCGCTACCAGTTTCCGGTCGGCCAAGGCTGCTTCCATGCAGGTCTGATCGGCGCGCACTTCGCAGCCGACCCGAAGGATGAGCAACCGCTCGCCGGCCCAGGTCTGCTCTATGTCTATGACTGCGGATCGCTGGCCAGCTACGCCGCAGAACGCAAGGCGGCGATAGACGATTTCCATCGGCAGACCGCGCGCGGCAAGATCGACATCCTGTTCCTCTCTCACATGCACGAGGATCACATCAGCGGGGTCGCTCAGCTTTGCGATCCGACGCATGGCTCGCAGGTCGATACCGTCGTCCTGCCGCTGTTGAACGTGATCGACCGGCTGATCTGCTTTGCGCGCGCGAGCGCCGAGACCGGCGGTCGAGAGGACGAGTTCATCCAGGCAATGGCGCTTGATCCCGTCGCGGCGATCTCCCGGTTCAATCCGCGCCAGATCATCGTCGTGAACAGAGGCGGCGAAGGCGGCGCGCCGCGCCCCGGCGAGTTCGGACCGGGGACGCCTGAAGGTCCATTCGACCAACCGGAACGCGACGAGCGCCGGGGCGACTGCAAATGGCAGATTGTTGGTCGCGGCTGGGTCCGGCGGAGAACGGCGACCGTCGCAGGTGCAGCCCAGGGTGATAGCCCGACCAGAAGTCTTCGAGATCGACGACACTCAGGCCTTTGCGATCCGCACCGGCACCGACCTCGCGATGACGTGGCTACTCGCGCCCTACGTCGATCAAGAGGTCAGTATTGCGCGCGATGCCTTCATCCAGGCAGCTGCCGATCTCTTCGGCATGACGCCCGACGCCTTCAAAACCGCAACGACTGA
- a CDS encoding TrlF family AAA-like ATPase — protein sequence MGRYRTGERDPEGSVWRRWEPHIHPPGTLFNDQYPAGDKGWDAYLKLIEGADLPVTAVGVTDYFGLWTYETFLERARGRIPGVTLVFPNVELRLNISTQKGPSINLHLLVSPDDPEHVAKTNQFLKGLTFEAFETTFHCDPDDLRRLGRRYNPAQTDDQAALADGANQFKADFKQLRTAWRQNAWIQENALIAVAGSNRDGTAGLGGDPALDTLRAEIELFAHIVFASTPRQRLFWLGKDGVSVDDLESRYNGRKPCLHGSDAHGLQKVLNPDLDRRCWIKGDAVFESLRQAALEPEDRVFIGAEPPKGALPSQVMTGLEVRDADWLPAAAMPLNGGLICVIGARGSGKTALADLVAAGAYASQPNEQSFLHRARPRLKNEVAALSWLDGGSTNNSLTMTDVEAFFDAPRVQYLSQQFVDRLCAADGVTSELMAEIHRVIYQAHAPDDRLGATDFDELLDAKAARARASHERHAETLNALSNEIEQEREKHAALAGLKVQRENLLGSAARQKTDRAALITQGDAERAAALDAVSRAVEARAQVLESQERRRNAVLALKEEVAAFRTVAAASHLRQLRAKHSEAALSDPEWDRFKLDYSGDVDGAIQSALSQADAEITALRGVAPVGAGPHVQTGADMSKLTLAVLRAEQTRLQALVGVDRERAKRYDNLTQRIIADEAAAAKVEREIAQAEGAQDRISTLLEDRKAAYRGVFAALIEEQAQLSDLYAPLAARLDGEQGALAKLAFVVRRAADVQTWADAGEELLDVRKQGAFRGRGTLAAAATLALKEVWETGTAEEVAEAMATFFQTHRQDFLDQANVDRTDRATFRKWAASLMRWLYGVGHIRVAYSVQYDTTDIEQLSPGTRGIVLLLLYLAIDREDLRPLIIDQPEENLDPKSIFDELVPRFRFAKTRRQVLIVTHNANLVVNTDADQVVVATCYPRQGTVLPEIRYVSGGLENPVIRQSVCEILEGGEAAFKERARRLRVRIPREPDSAATS from the coding sequence TTGGGACGGTATCGGACAGGAGAACGCGATCCTGAAGGATCGGTATGGCGTCGGTGGGAGCCGCACATCCATCCGCCGGGCACGCTGTTCAATGACCAGTATCCCGCCGGCGACAAGGGGTGGGATGCGTACCTGAAGCTGATCGAGGGTGCCGATCTGCCCGTGACCGCCGTGGGCGTGACCGACTACTTCGGGCTTTGGACCTACGAGACCTTTCTGGAGCGGGCGAGGGGGCGCATCCCCGGCGTCACCCTGGTCTTTCCCAACGTCGAGCTGAGGCTGAACATCAGCACGCAGAAAGGGCCGTCGATCAATCTGCACCTCCTGGTCTCGCCCGACGATCCCGAGCACGTCGCTAAGACTAACCAGTTCCTCAAGGGCCTGACGTTTGAGGCGTTCGAGACGACCTTTCATTGCGACCCCGATGACCTCCGTCGTCTCGGTCGTCGCTATAACCCCGCCCAAACCGACGATCAGGCGGCGCTGGCCGACGGGGCCAACCAATTCAAGGCCGACTTCAAACAGCTCCGCACCGCATGGCGACAAAACGCCTGGATTCAGGAGAACGCCCTCATCGCTGTCGCTGGCAGTAATCGTGACGGCACCGCTGGTTTGGGGGGGGACCCGGCGCTGGACACCCTGCGCGCCGAAATCGAGTTGTTCGCCCACATCGTCTTCGCCTCGACGCCGCGCCAGCGCCTGTTCTGGTTGGGCAAGGACGGGGTGTCGGTCGATGACCTGGAGTCACGTTACAACGGCCGGAAGCCCTGCCTGCATGGCAGCGACGCGCATGGCCTTCAGAAGGTCCTGAACCCTGACCTGGATCGGCGGTGCTGGATCAAGGGCGACGCTGTGTTCGAGAGCCTGCGCCAGGCTGCGCTGGAGCCAGAAGATCGGGTGTTCATCGGCGCCGAACCACCCAAGGGCGCCCTACCGTCCCAGGTCATGACGGGCCTTGAAGTCAGGGACGCCGATTGGTTGCCAGCAGCGGCCATGCCGCTCAATGGCGGCCTGATCTGCGTGATCGGCGCGCGCGGCTCGGGAAAGACCGCGTTGGCTGATCTGGTCGCCGCCGGCGCCTACGCTTCGCAGCCGAACGAGCAGTCGTTTCTGCATCGCGCCCGGCCTCGCCTGAAGAATGAGGTGGCGGCGCTATCGTGGCTCGACGGCGGGAGCACGAACAACAGCCTCACGATGACAGACGTCGAGGCGTTCTTCGACGCTCCCCGCGTCCAGTACCTATCGCAGCAGTTTGTCGACCGCCTCTGCGCCGCCGATGGCGTCACCAGCGAGCTGATGGCCGAGATCCATCGGGTCATCTACCAAGCGCACGCGCCCGATGATCGTCTCGGGGCGACTGACTTCGACGAGCTGCTTGACGCCAAGGCCGCGCGCGCCCGGGCCTCGCATGAGCGTCATGCCGAGACCTTGAACGCGCTGTCGAATGAGATTGAGCAGGAGCGCGAGAAGCACGCCGCGCTTGCTGGCTTAAAGGTTCAGCGCGAGAATCTTCTCGGCAGCGCCGCGCGCCAAAAGACGGATCGCGCGGCGCTCATCACTCAGGGGGATGCGGAACGGGCCGCGGCGCTTGATGCGGTCTCGCGGGCGGTCGAAGCTCGCGCCCAGGTGCTGGAGAGCCAGGAGCGACGTCGCAACGCGGTCCTGGCTCTGAAGGAAGAGGTGGCTGCGTTCCGAACGGTCGCCGCCGCCAGCCATTTGCGCCAGCTCAGGGCCAAGCATAGCGAAGCCGCCTTGTCCGATCCTGAGTGGGACCGCTTCAAGCTGGACTACAGCGGCGACGTAGATGGAGCCATTCAATCGGCCCTGTCCCAGGCGGACGCCGAGATCACTGCGTTGCGCGGTGTCGCTCCTGTCGGAGCAGGACCTCATGTCCAAACCGGTGCCGACATGTCGAAGCTCACGCTCGCCGTCCTGCGGGCCGAGCAGACGCGGCTTCAGGCCTTGGTCGGTGTCGACCGTGAACGAGCCAAACGCTACGACAACCTCACCCAACGCATCATCGCCGATGAGGCGGCGGCGGCGAAGGTCGAGCGCGAGATCGCCCAGGCGGAGGGCGCTCAGGACCGCATCAGCACGCTCCTTGAGGATCGCAAGGCGGCGTATCGCGGCGTCTTCGCGGCCTTGATAGAGGAACAGGCCCAACTCTCCGACCTCTACGCGCCGCTGGCGGCGCGCCTGGATGGCGAACAGGGCGCGCTCGCCAAACTGGCCTTCGTTGTGCGGCGAGCGGCCGACGTACAGACCTGGGCGGACGCGGGTGAGGAGCTGCTTGATGTGCGCAAGCAAGGGGCGTTCCGCGGGCGTGGCACCTTGGCGGCGGCCGCGACCCTTGCGCTGAAGGAGGTTTGGGAGACCGGCACTGCCGAAGAGGTCGCAGAGGCCATGGCGACGTTTTTCCAGACCCACCGCCAGGACTTCCTGGACCAGGCGAATGTGGACCGCACCGACAGGGCCACCTTCCGCAAATGGGCTGCCTCGCTGATGCGGTGGCTCTATGGCGTCGGCCATATCCGCGTCGCCTATAGCGTCCAGTACGACACGACCGACATCGAGCAGCTATCGCCCGGCACGCGGGGGATTGTGCTGCTGCTTCTCTATCTCGCCATCGACCGCGAAGACCTCCGGCCGCTCATCATCGACCAGCCCGAGGAAAACCTCGACCCGAAGTCGATCTTTGACGAGTTGGTGCCGAGGTTCCGGTTCGCCAAGACGCGGCGACAGGTGCTCATTGTCACCCACAACGCCAACCTCGTCGTCAACACCGATGCGGATCAGGTGGTCGTCGCGACCTGTTATCCGCGACAGGGCACCGTACTGCCTGAAATCCGCTACGTCTCCGGCGGCCTGGAGAACCCGGTCATCCGGCAGAGTGTCTGTGAGATATTGGAGGGCGGCGAGGCGGCCTTCAAGGAGCGAGCGCGCCGGTTGCGCGTGCGGATACCGCGTGAGCCGGATAGCGCCGCCACCTCTTAG
- a CDS encoding transposase, with amino-acid sequence MMGDRKIDQGALFYEFSLEGHVPAGHLLRAIDRFVDLEGVRAHVAPFYSPIGRPSIDPELLIRMLIVGYCFGIRSERRLCDEVHLNLAYRWFCRLGLDGDVPDHSTLSKNRHGRFRDCDLLRHVFETTVERCIAEGMVGGEGFAADASLIKADANRQRCVPSAEGLPKAAASRAINEYLAVLDDAAFGAATPVVPKFISPADPAARWTGADKGPAYFAYSTNYLIDLQHAVIVDVEPTAPVRQAEVGAVRTMLDRVRDRHELSPDRLAADTAYGSAEMLDWLVEKRGIEPHIPVIDKSGRDDGTFARSDFIYDRAADTYTCPSGKTLERNRRAFSRPRPNAPPDDTYRYRASKKDCDACELKSRCSPNTPARKVTRSIYEASRDRARDIAKTDAYIISRRERKKVEMLFAHLKRILKVDRLRLRGPNGARDEFLMAATAQNLRKMAKVIAPLDALPA; translated from the coding sequence ATGATGGGTGATCGAAAGATCGATCAGGGCGCTCTGTTCTACGAGTTCTCGCTCGAAGGGCACGTGCCTGCAGGCCACCTGCTTCGCGCCATTGATCGCTTCGTCGATCTCGAGGGCGTTCGTGCTCACGTCGCGCCCTTCTACTCTCCCATTGGCCGCCCATCGATCGATCCCGAGCTGCTGATCCGCATGCTGATCGTCGGCTACTGCTTCGGCATCCGTTCTGAACGGCGGCTCTGTGATGAGGTGCATCTGAACCTGGCCTACCGCTGGTTCTGCCGCCTAGGCCTGGACGGAGATGTCCCCGACCACTCAACCTTGTCGAAGAACAGGCATGGCCGCTTTCGCGACTGTGATCTGCTGCGTCACGTCTTCGAGACGACGGTGGAGCGCTGCATAGCCGAGGGCATGGTCGGCGGAGAAGGCTTCGCCGCCGACGCCAGCCTGATCAAGGCTGACGCTAACCGTCAGCGCTGCGTACCCAGTGCAGAGGGCTTGCCGAAGGCGGCTGCGAGCCGGGCGATCAATGAGTATCTAGCCGTGCTCGATGACGCCGCCTTCGGCGCGGCGACTCCCGTCGTGCCGAAGTTCATCTCACCGGCCGATCCGGCGGCGCGTTGGACCGGAGCGGACAAGGGCCCGGCCTACTTTGCGTACTCGACCAACTATCTGATCGACCTGCAGCACGCGGTGATTGTCGATGTCGAACCCACAGCGCCGGTGCGTCAGGCGGAGGTGGGCGCGGTTCGCACGATGCTCGACAGGGTACGGGATCGCCATGAACTGAGCCCGGATCGCCTGGCTGCGGACACCGCCTATGGCTCGGCGGAGATGTTGGATTGGCTGGTCGAAAAGCGAGGCATCGAGCCGCATATCCCAGTCATCGACAAATCCGGGCGCGATGACGGGACGTTCGCACGCAGCGACTTCATCTACGACCGCGCCGCCGACACCTATACGTGCCCGTCGGGGAAAACTTTGGAGCGAAACCGACGCGCCTTTAGCAGGCCACGGCCGAACGCCCCACCAGACGACACCTATCGATACCGCGCGTCGAAGAAGGATTGCGACGCGTGCGAACTGAAGAGCCGCTGTTCACCCAACACGCCCGCCCGCAAAGTCACTCGTTCGATCTATGAGGCTTCAAGAGACCGGGCGCGCGATATCGCCAAGACCGACGCCTATATAATCTCACGGCGAGAGCGGAAAAAGGTCGAGATGCTGTTCGCCCACCTCAAGCGCATCCTCAAGGTAGACCGGCTGCGGCTCCGTGGCCCGAATGGCGCCCGCGATGAGTTCCTAATGGCTGCAACCGCTCAGAACCTTCGCAAAATGGCCAAGGTGATCGCCCCGTTGGACGCTTTACCTGCCTAA
- a CDS encoding TonB-dependent receptor has product MTKQVSKAPLRAAFLAGLSLTALAQAAAAQTRGEANDVDQVVITAARTILPASALPLTVDVVDSETLNQQVMISGSIIDAVSTLSPSFSPTRQKLSGAGESLRGRSPLYAINGIPQSTPIRDGSRDGYTIDPFFIDRVELIYGSNALQGIGATGGVVNQVTVGPPKADGISGRTLVQATGGHKLGDSVGGKVAGLVGWRGGAFDATAGVAYETRGAFYDGDGRRIGMDTAQGDVQDSKTLSLFARLGWQLSPSTRLDVVGSRFELKGDGDYVTATVAGRTPASAILPTDGDSAIRLPTTALRGEVPGDPAANRVETISASLVSDDLAGGVLNAQLFFNRTRDTFGGDISATFQDASIAPIGTLFDQSANRSRKLGARMSYERAVPGIEGLIATAGLDALTDTTEQVLTATGRAWVPPTKFQSIAPFIQGNYALLNDKLRLAGGVRFENVQLKVDDFTTLASYGSRKVSGGDPEFKATLVNGGAVYEPIGGVRLYASYAEGYTVPDVGRILRAINVPNVDVESYLAVEPIVSNNRELGAEFKRGPFDASVAYFWSKSKFGQFLVRNADGIFDVQRQGVAIEGLEVNVKARTPVPGLEVSTGYARLRGQTDTNRDGKVDTDLDGANISPDRLNLAADYQTGKWAMRLQMQKFMSRDMQSAAVKDDFEGYTVADAFVRYELPVGALSLGVQNLFDKQYITYHSDTTLPQRDKFYAGRGRTATLGWEARF; this is encoded by the coding sequence ATGACCAAACAAGTTTCCAAGGCGCCTCTGCGCGCGGCCTTCCTGGCGGGCCTCAGCCTGACGGCCCTGGCCCAGGCGGCGGCCGCCCAGACCCGCGGCGAGGCGAACGACGTCGATCAGGTCGTGATCACCGCCGCCCGCACCATTCTGCCGGCCAGCGCCCTTCCCCTGACGGTGGACGTCGTCGACAGCGAGACCCTGAACCAGCAGGTGATGATCAGCGGCTCGATCATCGACGCCGTCTCGACCCTGTCTCCGTCGTTCTCGCCCACCCGCCAGAAGCTGTCGGGCGCCGGCGAGAGCCTGCGCGGCCGCTCGCCGCTCTACGCCATCAACGGCATCCCGCAGTCGACGCCGATCCGCGACGGCTCGCGCGACGGCTACACCATCGACCCGTTCTTCATCGACCGCGTCGAGCTGATCTACGGCTCCAACGCCCTGCAGGGCATCGGCGCCACCGGCGGCGTGGTCAACCAGGTCACGGTCGGCCCGCCCAAGGCGGACGGGATTTCGGGCCGCACGCTGGTCCAGGCCACGGGCGGTCACAAGCTGGGCGACTCCGTGGGCGGCAAGGTCGCCGGCCTGGTCGGCTGGCGAGGCGGCGCGTTCGACGCCACCGCCGGCGTCGCCTACGAGACCCGCGGCGCCTTCTATGACGGCGACGGTCGGCGCATCGGCATGGATACCGCCCAAGGCGATGTGCAGGATTCCAAGACCCTGTCGCTGTTCGCCCGCCTCGGCTGGCAGCTCAGCCCCAGCACGCGCCTGGACGTGGTCGGCAGCCGCTTCGAACTGAAGGGCGACGGCGACTATGTGACCGCCACGGTCGCGGGACGCACGCCCGCCTCCGCGATCCTTCCGACGGACGGAGATAGCGCCATCCGTCTTCCGACGACCGCCTTGCGCGGCGAGGTGCCGGGCGACCCGGCCGCCAACCGCGTCGAGACGATCTCGGCGTCCCTCGTCAGCGACGACCTGGCCGGCGGCGTGCTGAACGCCCAGCTATTCTTCAACCGCACGCGCGACACCTTCGGCGGCGACATCAGCGCCACCTTCCAGGATGCGAGCATCGCGCCGATCGGCACGCTGTTCGACCAGTCCGCGAACCGTTCGCGCAAGCTGGGCGCGCGGATGAGCTACGAGCGCGCCGTGCCGGGCATCGAGGGGCTGATCGCCACCGCTGGCCTGGACGCCTTGACCGACACCACCGAGCAGGTCCTGACCGCCACTGGCCGCGCATGGGTGCCGCCGACCAAGTTCCAGAGCATCGCTCCTTTCATCCAGGGCAACTACGCCCTGCTGAACGACAAGCTGCGCCTGGCCGGGGGCGTGCGCTTCGAGAACGTCCAGCTGAAGGTCGACGACTTCACCACGCTGGCCTCCTACGGCTCGCGCAAGGTCAGCGGCGGCGATCCGGAGTTCAAGGCCACGCTGGTCAATGGCGGCGCGGTGTACGAGCCGATCGGGGGCGTGCGCCTCTACGCCAGCTATGCCGAAGGCTACACCGTGCCGGACGTGGGCCGCATCCTGCGCGCCATCAACGTGCCCAATGTCGACGTCGAAAGCTATCTGGCGGTAGAGCCGATCGTGTCCAACAACCGCGAGCTCGGCGCCGAGTTCAAGCGCGGCCCGTTCGACGCCAGCGTGGCTTACTTCTGGTCCAAGTCGAAGTTCGGCCAGTTCCTGGTCCGCAACGCCGACGGCATCTTCGACGTCCAGCGCCAGGGCGTGGCCATCGAGGGGCTGGAGGTCAACGTGAAGGCCCGCACGCCCGTGCCCGGCCTGGAGGTCTCGACCGGCTACGCCCGCCTGCGCGGCCAGACCGACACCAATCGGGACGGCAAGGTCGACACCGACCTGGACGGCGCCAACATCTCGCCCGATCGCCTGAACCTGGCCGCCGACTACCAGACCGGCAAGTGGGCCATGCGCCTGCAGATGCAGAAGTTCATGTCGCGCGACATGCAGAGCGCGGCGGTCAAGGACGACTTCGAGGGCTATACGGTCGCCGACGCCTTCGTGCGTTACGAGCTGCCGGTCGGTGCGCTGTCGCTGGGTGTCCAGAACCTGTTCGACAAGCAGTACATCACCTACCACTCGGACACGACCTTGCCCCAGCGGGACAAGTTCTATGCCGGCCGCGGCCGCACCGCGACGCTCGGTTGGGAAGCGCGCTTCTGA
- a CDS encoding PepSY-associated TM helix domain-containing protein: MKTLRLLHRWAGGLIGLLLALLGLTGTLLVHEDAWLRATVPHATDAQRQDTATLAATLTRVFSAEDRPRSIVLATAEQGLNRLSYKAEQQGAYADQDGRIVLGWTSIWARPEVWLFVFHHYLFAGDVGKVITGVAGLVGLGFVVTGLILWWPTRRMFHARAWPRLMKRAAIVHHHRDLGVLVAPLLIVSLTTGAAMNLKWFSQALRAPFTPPSVMQQASAPPRIEGGEFAEDLDWAKVIGAAKARYPGAEVRIVTPPAKAGGLISIRLRQQAEWLPNGRTMAWFDPADGRMVATRDAQTLPLGSRIANADFPLHAAKVGGLPYRLVMTVCGLALTLLGTLAVVTFWGNPSGLPKRKKKAVKKMRPAGGETPVPASRA; this comes from the coding sequence ATGAAGACCCTGCGCCTGCTGCATCGCTGGGCAGGAGGCCTGATCGGCCTTCTGCTGGCGCTCCTGGGCCTGACCGGCACGCTGCTGGTGCACGAGGACGCCTGGCTGCGCGCCACCGTGCCCCACGCGACCGACGCCCAGCGGCAGGACACCGCCACCCTGGCGGCGACGTTGACCCGGGTCTTCTCCGCCGAGGACCGTCCGCGCTCCATCGTGCTGGCGACGGCGGAGCAGGGCCTCAACAGGCTGAGCTACAAGGCCGAGCAGCAAGGCGCCTATGCCGATCAGGACGGCCGGATCGTCCTGGGTTGGACCTCGATATGGGCGCGCCCCGAGGTTTGGCTGTTCGTCTTTCACCACTACCTGTTCGCCGGCGACGTGGGGAAGGTCATCACCGGCGTCGCGGGCCTGGTCGGGCTGGGCTTCGTGGTCACCGGCCTGATCCTGTGGTGGCCGACGCGGCGGATGTTCCATGCTCGCGCCTGGCCACGACTGATGAAGCGGGCGGCCATCGTCCATCATCACCGCGACCTGGGCGTGCTGGTCGCGCCGCTGCTGATCGTCTCGCTGACCACCGGCGCGGCCATGAACCTCAAGTGGTTCTCGCAGGCCCTGCGCGCGCCGTTCACCCCGCCGTCGGTCATGCAGCAGGCGTCGGCCCCGCCCAGGATCGAGGGCGGCGAGTTCGCCGAGGATCTCGACTGGGCCAAGGTGATCGGCGCGGCCAAGGCCCGCTATCCCGGCGCCGAGGTGCGGATCGTCACCCCTCCGGCCAAGGCCGGCGGCCTGATCTCGATCCGCCTGCGCCAGCAGGCCGAGTGGCTGCCCAATGGGCGAACCATGGCCTGGTTCGACCCCGCCGACGGCCGCATGGTCGCCACGCGCGACGCCCAGACCCTGCCCCTGGGATCTCGGATCGCCAACGCCGATTTCCCGCTGCACGCGGCAAAGGTCGGGGGGCTGCCCTATCGCCTGGTGATGACGGTCTGCGGCCTGGCCCTGACGCTGCTGGGCACGCTGGCTGTGGTGACCTTCTGGGGCAATCCCAGCGGCCTGCCCAAGCGCAAGAAGAAGGCGGTCAAGAAGATGCGGCCTGCGGGCGGCGAGACGCCTGTTCCGGCAAGCCGCGCCTGA
- a CDS encoding DUF1801 domain-containing protein: MTEKPEPKRLSGGNPQIAKGYGDAPVQAYIAAMPGWKSEAGRRLDALIEQAVPGVTKAVKWNSPLYGIEGKGWFLGVHVFAKYIKIAFFNGASLEPVPPEPSKQDRVRYLHIREGEPLDEARLIDWVKQAAALPGEKM, translated from the coding sequence ATGACCGAAAAGCCCGAGCCCAAGCGCCTCTCCGGCGGCAATCCCCAGATCGCCAAGGGCTACGGCGACGCGCCCGTCCAGGCCTATATCGCCGCCATGCCCGGTTGGAAAAGCGAGGCGGGCCGCCGCCTCGACGCCTTGATCGAACAGGCTGTCCCGGGCGTGACCAAGGCGGTCAAATGGAACTCGCCCCTCTACGGGATCGAGGGCAAAGGCTGGTTCCTGGGCGTCCACGTCTTCGCCAAGTACATCAAGATCGCCTTCTTCAACGGCGCGTCCCTCGAACCTGTCCCGCCCGAGCCGTCCAAGCAGGACCGCGTCCGCTATCTCCACATCCGCGAGGGAGAGCCGCTGGACGAAGCCCGGCTCATCGACTGGGTGAAACAGGCGGCGGCACTGCCGGGCGAAAAGATGTGA
- a CDS encoding SRPBCC domain-containing protein produces MTDTRTVAIERDFPFPPEKLWRALTQPHLIEAWLMQNDFAPSVGHRFNLRGEWGGVLDCEVLEVQPHHTLAYTWNFEHEDPAYDLRSVVTFTLTPTEAGTHLRVEQSGFRPDQKQAFGGAHHGWKSFLEKLERVAGRPD; encoded by the coding sequence ATGACCGACACCCGCACTGTCGCCATCGAGCGCGACTTCCCCTTCCCGCCGGAGAAGCTCTGGCGCGCCCTTACCCAGCCGCACCTGATCGAGGCGTGGTTGATGCAGAACGACTTCGCGCCCAGCGTCGGCCACCGCTTCAACCTGCGCGGCGAATGGGGCGGCGTGCTCGACTGCGAGGTGCTCGAGGTCCAGCCTCACCACACCTTGGCCTACACCTGGAACTTCGAGCACGAGGATCCCGCTTACGACCTGCGTAGCGTCGTGACCTTCACCCTCACTCCCACCGAAGCCGGCACGCACCTACGGGTGGAGCAGAGCGGCTTCCGCCCCGATCAGAAGCAGGCGTTCGGCGGCGCCCATCACGGCTGGAAGAGCTTCCTCGAAAAGCTCGAACGGGTCGCTGGCCGCCCGGACTGA
- a CDS encoding ArsR/SmtB family transcription factor, whose translation MTPTPEDLFRTLADPTRRALFERLCRDGEQTVGALTAQAGVSQPAVSKHLAHLKQAGLVRDRQEGRQTHYSAQPGALAPLVEWTGRMTGFWEARFDKLEDLLKRMDQ comes from the coding sequence ATGACGCCGACGCCTGAAGATCTTTTCCGGACCCTGGCCGACCCGACCCGCCGCGCGCTTTTCGAGCGGCTGTGCCGGGACGGCGAACAGACCGTCGGCGCGCTCACGGCCCAAGCGGGCGTCTCCCAGCCGGCCGTCTCAAAGCACCTGGCCCACCTCAAGCAGGCCGGCCTGGTCCGCGACCGGCAGGAGGGCCGCCAGACCCACTACAGCGCCCAGCCCGGAGCTCTGGCCCCCCTCGTCGAGTGGACGGGCCGAATGACCGGCTTCTGGGAGGCGCGCTTCGACAAGCTCGAGGATTTGCTCAAGAGGATGGATCAATGA
- a CDS encoding DUF1801 domain-containing protein, producing the protein MKKRTPGDDRPASQLIDQKIASLGDWRGEVMARVRVLIHEAIPDAIEEWKWAVPVWESDGIVCTGETYKAAVKLTFAKGAAVADPAGLFNSSLEGNTRRAIDIRQGEALDEAAFKALIYAAAQVNRAAKTG; encoded by the coding sequence ATGAAGAAGAGGACCCCCGGCGACGACCGGCCCGCCTCGCAGCTGATCGACCAGAAGATCGCCAGTCTGGGCGACTGGCGCGGCGAGGTCATGGCCCGCGTCCGCGTCCTAATCCATGAGGCGATCCCCGACGCGATCGAAGAATGGAAGTGGGCCGTGCCGGTGTGGGAGAGCGACGGCATCGTGTGCACGGGCGAGACCTACAAGGCGGCGGTGAAGCTGACCTTCGCCAAGGGCGCGGCGGTGGCCGATCCCGCCGGGCTGTTCAATTCCAGCCTGGAGGGAAACACCCGGCGCGCCATCGACATCCGCCAGGGCGAGGCCCTCGATGAGGCCGCGTTCAAGGCGCTGATCTACGCCGCCGCACAGGTGAACCGGGCGGCGAAGACGGGCTGA